TATAATCAAGAGACATTTATTccatataaataattatattttgagataaattttgtttctttttctttgaatTAAATTAACTCACAACCTAACATGGCTAAATAAACAGGCAAAGTTcattgaagctgtgagttttcaaTTCAAATGGAGATCTATTTCAACAAGTGTTTGAAGGTAAATTTGACAGTTGTGGGGAAATATATTAAGAACTATTTTGTCGCAAAATATTGAGCCAGTTGAGACAGCAATGTAAAAATAACTTGATATAACACTCAACTCGAGTGTAGTAAAATATGCGCAGTACATCGAAGGCTGGATCTGTAGCAACTAGCAATTTTGTATATCCCCAATATATTATTCCCTTCAGAAATCTACACCGACTACAGTACCGCTGCCAACTTGGATTTGATAGCCCGACacaataaatgaattataaaaacattgaaaagcATTTTAAGAGTTATGTACGTTGATCAAATAGGATAAAGATAACAGTTACACAAGTCTCTTGAATGTCATGCCTATTTTTATGCATAGACCGGTGAGGCGACGCTTTAACAACGGCCTTACGGGTGTTTACATTTGAAAGTTCTGTTCAAAGTCAAGAGAAAAACAGAATTTAGATCTGACTGAAGGAAAAAAGCTTACAATCTGTTTAGACTTCGACATCCTTTGTTAAATCTACTTCCAACATTCGTCTGCAACAGCTGACTTGCAAATTCTTGCTCTTCCACCAATATTCCATCAATGTAAAATGCGCGCTCTGAAAGGCCTCGACAAGAAGCATTTTGGTAAAACGTTAAGATGATTAAGAAAATTACTCTCAAATCCAAACTATAAATTATAGCATATTGTCctaaattttatcattaatatCATTCGTTAAATTAAAGCTTAGCACAACTATAATACATggtattataatttttttctaataGTAAGAAGTTTTGCatcagtcttttttttttttaatggtggttaatgtaaacaatatggcttCCACTAAACTATTGGACATGTCCATGCCCCAACTGCAAATGACAAATCCAGTCAATTGTGAGTTTTGAAagattgtaaacattttatgtattattttatgtttatagCCCTTTATAATATATGTTACATACTTAGAGGAATATGCGTTAAAATGCATTTACTTCCCTTATACAGGTGTGTATCAGCTGTGTATCGTACAGGGATTCTATAAAAGATCTTGTATAAATAGGTTTCAGTGTAAGCTACTGAAGCTAGTCGTTTTCCATATCCCATGCAGTGACTTAAGTACAAAGAAAACTTGGCATTTTCTTActgttttttgaaaattaaaatggaatacattggggggggggggggggggggggactcaaGATCTTTTAAATTTTCTCAAACTATAAAATGAAACTAGTTTTGCTTATAGGCCTACATGAAGTTACTAACTTTGATTTAGCAATTCTGATGTTAAATGCAATTATACGATATAAGTAACAGGTTcgtttttaatttgatattgttATTACAGTTAATCCAGTCAAAGATCCACGTCAATGTTATACAAGAGAGGAGTTTCATAATCGGAGTAAATTATTTCCGGGCACTCAGACAAACAAACTCTTTCAAAGAAGTGCAAAGCACCCTGTCCAAGAAATTAAGCTCGAAGATCAGGAATTGAAATTAGTATCTCAACGTCCCCCAACCTCTGTGAAAAAATTCAACAGGGCACAAAGCGCAAAAAGTAGAATAGAGGGAAATTGGAAACTTGACAATAGATACAACAGCATTGAATCTCAAACTAGTGAAAATTCTAGTCATGTCAGAAAAACACTGAGCAAAGAACTGAAAAATGACTATGAAGAGCAAAATTACCAAATTGTTCCTGTTGGAGGAAAGCCTGTGCCGGTTGTAGATATTGGTGATAATGCACCATATCCATCCTATAATTTTCAAGAaaagaagaattcaaaatatgaaCACAGATATGATAGACCATTCTCTTTCAAAATTGAAGGGAATTTGATAGACTTCAGGGAAAATGTTACTGTTCGACCAGAGAAAGAGGACAGTTTACCAAATAAGAGAGAAAAGATTCGACCATCATCTGCAAAATGTTCCAGAGTGAAAACGGACAATATTACACCAGTTGTGTATAATATGGCCACAAATCAGCAGATTTTTGGGGAAGAGTTGCATTCAGTCAGTCACTCGAAGCAGACAACAAGTTACAAATTAGCCTGATGCCGACAGTTCATCAAACAGTTCTCATAAGGAAGGAAAGAAAAATAGGTAACGTCTGGACTATGTTAGGCGGGGGTATTGATATCTACCAGATTGTTAGAATCCTTCAATTCCACAAATGTGGGATTGGGTATTTCTACTGAGGTGATGCCAAATATCTTGTTCCCAATAAGGTAGAATTTCCCTATCCAACACAAGTAaatactataataattcattagCAATTTCTCTTGCAGATCTGCACCAGAAACACTAGATGCCATACTGCCATGGCTGTCCGAGTGCTACACTAAAGAGGAGCTTGGAATTGACCCCTCCCAATGCTTAGTGTTTCTTCCATCCCTCAGTGTTGACAGTTACAAAGATTTACCCATTGTACCCATGCCACAATCAGCTGGAGAAGATCTGCCATACAAAGAAAAAATCAAACCACCAGTGGTAAGCTTAACTCTACTACGTACTTTATCACAGTTCATAAAGATCACATACCCAGCAACTAAGTATCCAATATACTCTATATATATGTTCTTCTTTGAGCTGTACATGTTGACCTTCAATGCAAATTAAATCTTCTATTTCAGGTTAAGAAAAAATACAGTCATCCAACATGGGTAAGTTTATCATTTAATCATAGTACAAAAAGTTGCAGgaatatctatttttctataTCGTCGGTTACCCATAGGTGCTTCTGATCAATTATTTCTATCACTGAGGGAGCTTGTGTGGACTCAAAACCAATAGGTTTGTAATATGATTTTTCTACAACTCTTTTATTCTCGGTAACATAAATGTTTTATTCTTGTGGGTCATTTACTTGTATGattgctctctctctcattgaacacaaaagttttaatcaaacaatattatttttaaaataggaaTTAAATCAGTTGAATGTTACTTGACATTTCTATCTTGTAGAAAAGGAAACCTGCTGTTGATGAATGGGCTTGCAGCCACACCAAACCAGAGTCAACATCATATGGTTATGAATATGGgtaataactctctctctctctctctctctgtatatatatatttggaatAATAGTGTCATAACGCAGTGTGCAATACATTTGTAATTCTAAAACCCTGGACCAAGTTAATTGAGGTTAAAGTTAATACCTACATTTTCGTGATATCATAGAATATGAAACATAAAATCAGTAGGCTTTAGAAAGATATTAAGTCAGTTCTTTGTTTTCATCAGTAAAATTTATAATCTACAGAATAATGGAGCCGAGAACAGCAGCTGTGATACGGAAAGAAATTGAAGATcttgaaaatttaattaaagGTTACTGTGACTTCCACTTTTTATGAAGATCTTTAAAATTTATACAAGAATATCACCTGATCAGCATCATTTCAATCTTTGATGTAATTCTCCAATAAACAGGTATTGGGAACTTTGACAGTGACTGTATGATGGTAAAGTATCAAGCAGAGATTGAAAAATTCCGACAAACATACAGAGACACCATGGCACTTGTTCCCGAGAGGTTAGTGATATTAATTATGCAAGAGAGTTGGATAAGCATAGCCTCTCATTATCACGAGCCAGCTAACATTTCAATGCTCAGAAATATCTGTCAACAAATATAATGGACAGGCAATATTGATAGACAAATGTTTGCTATTTTTATTTCACTGTAGGCTCCTCCATTCACCTGTGCCAGTAGATACGGTAAGACAAAATGATAACtacagtctactccacttaTACTGAAGTCGCtttattgaactatctgttatatttaACCAAAAATAGATCTCcagtaacattatttatatagttcAACATCGGTTATATTAAAAACTTTGGATAAAATGACCAATTAAGGTTGGTctcctgaatttcaatatatccaaaGTAGACTGTAATtgtaatacaaaatataatagGTTGTATGTGTGAATCTAGCTGATTCCAAGACCAGCTCATTTATTTTTGTCAGACAAGAGTTCCTTGGTATATTCTGGGTTTAGCTAATTCACATTTTCTATCTAAAGTTCTGGTCTAAAATTgattcaatctgattaaaataagatatttGATCCACTCCCAAATCTGATAAGATTATATGGAGCAGATAAAAGATCTTATTTCAATCAGATTATGTCAAActgtttttgatttttatttgatgtaCTGGAACCCCATCACAGTTTGAACCGTGTAATTTCAGTAACATCTTAAAGCATGATAGAGTTTTGACACAGTGCTTCGACATCACATAAAAAATAGTCTTTTTATTGAtagattatttttaattttaataaaaCCATCAAAATTCATTATACACATCTTTATATAATTCTagaattgtgaaataaaaataatcactaTTTTCAATATCGATTaacaaatttttgaaaaagactTTTTTACATACAGGAATCTTTTACATGACCGTGTAATGAAAAATCAGTTTGAGCACCCAATTATGACTTAATTAGGACTAGTATACATCAGgtaaatacatttgtattatgcataaatcatataaatatacaatgtataattaatAACCATTGTTTTCATCCACAGTTTGGCCTTCGACAGTTCTATAAGGAACATGACGAGATCATGTTTGAGATACGTCGTCAACATTCTCTCTGTATTCAGGAACTTGTACAGTTAGAGTCGGACGCAGAGATTGAAAGTGacaggaaatatttcaaatacgtTGTTTCCATCACTTGAATACTAGTTAAATAACAATGTTACTGACTAGATGACTATAACCATTAGATTAAGAAGTTCTTGACAGGGTAGCCTTAGGTTCTGCAACTACGACCATGCATTGATGGGTGGATAAAGTGTTACAATATTTCTAAACTCCATCTTTTGTAGCAGAGTTGGATGCATAGTGAAGAAAGGCAAATCTAATATTTGAAGTAGACTTGTAGTAAATAGTTAATCTGGTGCTagatttcattaaaaatctGTTAAAAAAAACTAATGCACAGAGAAAAATGTCAGCGGGTCCCAGTAGATACAGGTGTTTCACTTGTACTGTTTTGTACTAGACTAAGTACACACTATTATGTGCACCCAATGATGAAAacatattataatattcatactTGTTTTACCATGGAAAGCAGTGTGTAACATTGTAAGTACATGTAGCTAGTAGAACTGTTGCACATGTAGCTAGTAGAACTGTTGTGCATGTAGCTAGAACTGTTGTACATGTAAGGAAACTTATCTAGGGAGAAGATTTAAGAACCAGTCAAAATTCAGACAACCCAAGTATTATGTGAAACATTATGGGAAGTAGTTTAACTGcaatttttaatcaattttgtattcaaaaatattaattagaCAAAATGCAATGAGACTtctctcttcttcttttttcataATGATGAAACATTTTGTGCATTGACTTACTTTTTCAGATATTCTGagttataaaatttattttatgacaTATTCCATACTACTGCTACTTTAGGAATTTTCATATAAGATATACACCATGCATCATTGCTTCTGAAGCATCATCATGACATTTTTTGTTCTAATCTTTTGGGGATAAAGTACAGAAATTTTGTATGTTATACTACTGGGCATTTTGTCATGTACGGTTCAGGGCTAGAATCTCAAACAGTGCCAAATTAATTCTAGTGATAATTGTAATTTACTTCATGTAAAACGGCTTCAttagaataataaaaattttaaaaatgagtaCTGTTTGTCATTGCGGAATTTTACCCTCCAATGCCTGTACCAATTTATTGGTATCAATATTACCGCCAGATATGACGCACACGATATTCCCGCCAAGTCTGTTTGCAAACTTTGGAGACATTGCTGCAGCCACAGTTGCAGCACCAGCACCTTCTGCTATCACGTGATTCCGTTCGGCAATCAGCTTTACAGCATCCGCAACTTCTTGTAGCGTCACAACCAAAGAGTCATCCACCAGGTGACTTACGAGAGGCCACATAGCTTCCAGTACCGACTTGCCACCCATTCCATCCACAAAGCTTGCCGTGTAATCGCAGGTGGAGGGCTTCCCCAAGTCAAACGACAGCTTTAAAGGCGATGCTGTATTTACTTCGCATGCATACACTTGAGCTCTGGGTCTGCGAGATCTCACGGCAGATGCCACCCCCGAAATGAGACCGCCTCCACCATAGGGACAAATGACGACATCAACATCAGGCAAGTCCTCCACAATTTCTAGCCCTATGGTACCATTACCTGTTTAAAAAGCTCAATATATCATCGATTGATTGTTTCGTTTATTGttagatttattttgaaaatccaACTTACCAGCGATAACTGCGGGGTCACAGACGGGATGCACGAATTTCCCTTTCATTCCGTCGTAATGGTGAGTTTGGAGAACTTCCCACCATTTTTCAAAAGGCACTTTCAAACTATTTCCACCTAGTCGTTCGATTGCCTCTAATTTAGTCAATGGTGCATGATTGGGCACAATTATATCACAGGGGATTCCCCTTTTTCTGGCATTCCAAGCAAGACCCTGAGCAAAATTTCCAGCGCTTGCGGTATACACACCATCCTTCAATTCATCTTGAGAAAGGTTTGCCAAGGCATTACCAGCCCCTCTGATTTTGAAGGACCCAATAGGCTGTAAATTTTCAAGCTTTAGGAATACCTGTCAataatagaaaaagaaaatattttttgaaagacAACTGAAGCACAATATCTTGATCTAACCGAACACGAACATTGTTATGTATATGTAGTACACTCCTGAATTTctgcatcgtcggaaacccacggttgattacgcttcgttccagTCTTCATCACCCTTGGGTctattcattcctactcgctcgttctcatgaataattaattgagtaatttgattgggcgctcataGCACACCctgagcgaatttgtccaatcaacacCTGATCTCCGGCTAGGATCTATATGAAATACCAGATTGCATGAATCTTAAATATTGCTGcatgttgttttattattttaatgttgatgtatatgttttatattcgGTAAAAAGCTCTATAGAGCTTGtgttatttgtgttttatacatgccgaattgaaataaagttttcttATCTTATAACAAGacgctttcagcccaatttcggtatacactataacgattactttgattggacattttttaaatatttatgagaacaagcgagtaggaatgaatgggcccatgggtgatggagagaggaacggggcgtaatcaaccgtgggtttccgacaaAGGAATTTCTGTAGTGACTTGTTTTACAGAGACTGCAGAACTTTCTATATCTGCACGTATAATCTTTAGCACTTGACTATGGATGGACCTTGTAATGACATTCATCAAAATGAATGACGGATTTATTTGATGGAGACACTGAAAGAAAGTTttgacacttgctacaaacattTGGACACACggatgtacatgtttatatacactatactcattctacatgtaattacagaCAATAAAGAAGTTGGTGGATCTTAGAAATTATACAAAACGTCTTTCTTTTATCTATCTGGTTTCATATTGGACagaatgatacatgtagttagatGGAACTCATCCGCCAGGTTAATACTGTCGCTTGAGGGCATGAGAAACCCAAAAGCAAATCTCGATCCTCCATGCAGGTAGCGTGTTTCACCATAAAAAATTACCGAATTCAGAAGCACTTGTACAAAACTGTTACTAACTTACATTCCAGAAAGTAGAGAGGGGTGGGGGACACATCTGAGTGAACTCGGGTGCCGAACAAACCAGAAACGTGAAACCAAGACAAACTTCAGACTGAAAGTCAATGTGGAAAGATTCATAACACCGTAACTGAgctaatatatacatgtatttgtcatttattcattgaaaataaatggcGAAGTAAAAATTGACCAAAGTGAATATAGAGTAAAGACTAGAATTTTCACAAATCATCACAAACCATAGGACATGCTGATCATTAGAAGTGGAAGCAGAAGTTGGTTATGATAATGAAGACTATGATTGAGACTGGAGAGGGAAATTGAAATGCCGAACGACTCAATCATTACCAGAAGATAGCACCGAAATCCCATCGATTACATCTAAATCTAAATCAACAGACGGTTCA
This genomic window from Ostrea edulis chromosome 4, xbOstEdul1.1, whole genome shotgun sequence contains:
- the LOC130054092 gene encoding L-threonine ammonia-lyase-like, coding for MDSPTLTDNIPFQTILAAKENLGESVIRTPLVPLNVNVPGKKVFLKLENLQPIGSFKIRGAGNALANLSQDELKDGVYTASAGNFAQGLAWNARKRGIPCDIIVPNHAPLTKLEAIERLGGNSLKVPFEKWWEVLQTHHYDGMKGKFVHPVCDPAVIAGNGTIGLEIVEDLPDVDVVICPYGGGGLISGVASAVRSRRPRAQVYACEVNTASPLKLSFDLGKPSTCDYTASFVDGMGGKSVLEAMWPLVSHLVDDSLVVTLQEVADAVKLIAERNHVIAEGAGAATVAAAMSPKFANRLGGNIVCVISGGNIDTNKLVQALEGKIPQ